Below is a window of Humulus lupulus chromosome 9, drHumLupu1.1, whole genome shotgun sequence DNA.
TAAAAGAGGTCGACGAGTCTCAACGGTAGCAGGAGCCATGGCCGGATGCGGGCGACCTCGGAAGAGTGTAACTAAGCAGATGAAAAAATTAAAGGGGCCGAGATCTTTGGATCCAGTGAAGAAGACAAGAGTGGTGGCAGAGATTCTCAGTTATGACCTTGTGGAATTCTCTGATTCAGAGAAGGGAGATGCGATTGCCAACGGGGATGCATAGGTGATTGGGACTGGAGACATGCAATTGAAGGATGGCGACAAAGGTTTTGAGCACAACCAGGAGCAGATCCAGAGTGATTTTTCAGAATGGATGGAAATTATACAAAAGGGGAAAGCTGTTGCGAAAAGATCAGGTACGGTTAAAACACCCTTACATATTTTACGTGTTAATAGCCGTGCTGTGAGGGAACAGGGGAACCAGGGGTTTAAGAAGTTGAATGTAAAAATTGAGAAAGAAGATGTGGAAAAGGAGATTAAATTATGGTCCTCATCTTTGGTTTGTTATGCGCTTGGGGCTAATCTCCCTATGCCTGTTATTGAGGGTTTTTTTAGGCGTATGTGGAGGAATAAAGGATTAGATAAGATTGGGTTACTTGATCATGGAGTTTTTTTTGGCCAAATTTACAACTGATGAGCAGAGGGATATGGTCTTGAATGGGGGATATATGTTTTTTGATAGGAAGCCTGTTGTTATGAAGGCTTGGTCTGCTGATGGGAGTTTCACCAAGGAAGAACTCtataaatttccaatttgggtgcACATGTACGATTTGCACTTAAAATACTGGGGTAATAGAGCTTTGGCAAAAATTCTTAGCCCTGTTGGAGAGTACTTACAGCAGGATGTAGCCAAAAGGAACCGAGATAAACTTCAATATGCTAGAGTTTTGATTGAGGTGACCATAGATCAAGAGTTTCTTGACACAGTAGAATTCTTAAATGAAAATGATGAGATTACTTATGTTACTTTGTTGTATGAGTGGAAGCCGATTAGATGCACTAATTGTGATGGATATGGGCATTCAAAGGAAGTCTGCAAGAAGAAGAATGAAGTGGTGAAAAGGTGGGTGCCGAAAGCTCATCAAAAGAACACGATGCTTCCAGTACAAAAGGCAATAAACAAAAAGGATGCTAGTGTCACTTCAATAGCCAACAACAAGCTCAAAATGTCTACAAAAGCCGATCCAACACCAACAAAGAATACTTTTCAGGCCCTGGAAGGAATGACAGATGGGAGATTCAAGTGGGACAATTACTTTGTGATTTAGGGGTTAATATGGATGGAGGGGGAGGACCTCCACCCCCCAATGGATAGAATAGTATGCTGAAATGTCAGGGGGATCAACAACAGCTCGAAACAACAAGAAGTCTGGAGGATTTTACAATCTAAAAATACGGGGTTGGTTGGTCTCCTTGAAACAAAGGTTAAATTTCCTCATTTGGGAGATTTATACCTTTAAATGTTTCCGGGTTGGTGTTTTACAACAAATTTGTTCTATCACCCAAATGGTAGAATCGTGTTAGCATGGAAAGCTACGAGTTTCACTCTTGACATAATGAAAGGTACGAGTCAAATGATACATTGTCGCGTATCTCCAATTCGAGGGGAGGTATTTTGGGCAACATTTATATATGCTTTTAATGAAGCTTCAAGAAGAGAGGATCTGTGGAATGATTTAAGAGGTATAGCAGCCACTAATTGGGGACCTTGGATAGTAATGGGGGATTTTAATGAAATTAATAATCCAGATGAAAGAATGAGGTTTAAAGGGCcatcaaaatattacaaagttCTAAAGCAATGTTTGGAGGATTGTCAAGTTGAAGATGCGCACTACAATGGGAACTTTTATACTTGGAATAATAAGCAAGATGGGAATGACATAGTTTATGCTAAGCTTGATAGAGCTGTAGCAAATCAAGCTTGGTTAGATAAGTATGAAAGTGTAGAGGTGACTTTTTTTCCCGAAGGAAACTTTGACCACAGTCCACGTGTTCTCACAGTGTACCCGATTACTCAAGGGGGAAGGAAACCATTTAGGTTCTTTAAACATTGGTGTAATTATAATGAGTTCTATATAAAAGTGGCTGCCATATGGTCTGAACCTCAAAAAGGAACTCCAATGCACTGTGTTGTACAGAAACTAAAGAAGGTGAAAACCATGTTGAAGGATTTTAACAAGCTATTTATTGGAGATATCTTTGCTGCTCAATTTGGGGCCTTACAGGAGCTGCAACAATGCCAAGAAGATCTGCAGAAAGAtccttttaattttcttttgatgtaaaaagaaaaagaagcaaGGCTAAGGCACTTCAAGGAATTATTGCTCTATGCTTGTGCAAAAGGCAAAAATAGACTGGATAAAAGAAGGGGATGATAATACCACTGTTTTCCTAGAAGTCTGAAGATGAAAAGAAATCAGAACAGGGTGTATGAAATTAAAAAAGCTGATGGGGAGTGGGTCGATGAAGATAATGCTGTTACACAAGCTTTTATTAATTTCTATTGGAGTTACTAGGCTCTGGAATGACAGCAAGAATAGAAGTTAATAGGAAAATTGTACTAGCAGGTCTGGTTGTTATTAAAGTTCAAAAGCAGTTTCTGATGAAACCATATATGGGAGAAGAGGTGACACAAGCCCTATTCTCAATACCGGATTCAAAAGCTCCGGGGCCTGACGGTTTTAATAGCTTTTTCTTCAAGAAGTCATGGAATATATTTGGGAAGGAAGTTGCAGAAGCTATTCTCTCCTTTTTGCATTCTGGggaaatattgagagaaattaatgCCACAACCTTGACTTTGGTTCCAAAGCTCAAATACCCTGAATATGTGGCTGATTTTTGACCTATTGCATGTTGTAATGTCCTCTACAAGACTGCCACAAAGATGATATGTTCAAGATTGAGACATTTGCTGCCTCAACTAATATCTCAAAACCAAGGTGGCTTTGTACACGGTCGGTTTATTGCACATAATATAATGGTTTGTCAGGACTTAGTTCGGCAATATGGTAGAAGCAATTGCAAACCCTCGTGTGTGATCAAAATGGACTTGAAGAAGGCATACGATACAGTGGATTGGAACTTTCTGGAAGAGATGATGAAGGCTTTACAATTTCCAGAGCCATTTGTCATGCTTGTTATGGTGTGTGTTAGAACCCCCAAATTTTCAATCTTCTTTAATGGTTCACTTCATGGATTCTTTTCAGCTAAAAGGGGTTTGAGACAGGGGGATCCCATGTCTTCTCTCCTATTTGTTCTGGGATGGAATACCTGTCCATGATATTGAGCAAAGTAGCCACTCAGAGTGATTTCAAGTTTCATCACAGGTGTGGGTGGTTGAAATTGACTCACTTATGTTTTGCTGATGACCTGTTGTTATTTAGCAATGGAGATGTTAAATCAATATTCTTATTGCTTCAAAGTTTTAAATGGTTCTCTATGACATCTGACTTACAAGCTAATGTAAGCAAGACGGCAATTTATTGTACCAATATGGAAGAGCAAGATATTCTACAGGTTTTAGATACATCTGGTTTTACAAAAAGCAAGCTGCCATTTAAATACTTGGGGATACCAATATGCTTAAAAAAAATTCCAGTGTTGAGTGTGATGTTCttattgaaaatttggttgcTAGAATCCGAGTCTGGAGTTCTAGGAACTTATCTTACTCAGGGAGATCTAATCTATtcaactctgtattggtggctaTTCACACATATTGGGCTCAAGCTATGATACTTCCTAAAATAGTACTGAAGAACATAGAGAAAGTTTGCATAAATTACTTATGGAATGGAATGGCAGGGTTTAAATCACCTGGTTTAGTAGCTTGGAATGAGGTTTGCAAACCAAAGAGCCAAGGTGAGCTTGGTTTTAGAAGATTGGAGGACTGGAACATAGCTGCAATTGGGAAACATGTATGGTCATTGGCTAGAAAAAAAGACAATCTATGGGTTAAATGGATCCATGAAGTGTATCTCAAAGAGCAAAGTTGGTGGGAATACCAGCCTCACCAAGATGCTAGCTAGTATTGGGCAAAGATAATGGAAGCAAGAGATCAATTGAAGACAAGCTTCACCAAAAGCCAACTAGAAGACATGGAGTACTCTATTCAGAATGCCTGTGATTGCCTTTTCAAAAAGCCTAGATGACAAAACTGGTATGTACGCACCATTTGGGGGAGGTATAGCATCCCTAAGCATCGAATGGTAGCATGGCTTGCAACTTGGAATAGGCTAAGAACAGTAGATAGACTTCAGCGACAAGGAATACAAATTAATAACCTTTGTTATATTTGTGGAAATGAATTTGAAACATATGAACACTTATTTTTCAGATGTATATACAATAAGCTTTGTTTACAGTAGAATGTGCCGTGGATTGGAATTGGTACAAACCAATATTGATTCAAAGGATTCTGAACTAGATTTGCAGGTGCAAGAGGAGCAAACTGAGGAAAGAAGTTTACATCCTGGTCATCAATGCTTGAACTTACCAAATATGGAGGACAAGGAATAAGCCATTTTGGGATCATGAGGTTCAAACAGTGAGTAATTTCATTAAGTGTGTCAAATACATAGTTAATCTTAGAATACAGAGCATAGATATACAATAAATAGAGGAAAAAGGCAGAGATTGGTTTGAGAGATTATTTGGTATTGTATAGATGTGATTTGAGTTGAGATACTTTGATGTAAGTTCCATTGTTCGGAACAGTTATTGaggaatatacatatatatatatataatatgataaaaattttaaacataaatgataatttttttaataaaaattaatattatgtattattattattattattattattatcatgatattttataatatttaaattttatattaatataagctttaaatatctagtctagtattatatattattataatattttttaatatttgaattcatattaatataattatcctatttgtagtcttatattaaatattattataataatgatattttataacatttgaatttgaatttaaattaatattagtataattgataaatatctatttttcattagttttaaatgtatattacactaaatatttagaatattctgttaaagttaaaaataaaccgttaaaaccatgaatttttgttatctacagattttttatatagaagagattaatagaatataacatcaagaaAAGAAATAGAGACATCGAATGCATTTTCACGTTATttttccaagagagaaaaatagagaactttgttctctctgtattgtgagaagaacactctctcatggCTGAGAtccaaaagtgtgttcttgtatATCCTACCAAATAACATAGACATTCACCTGCCTCCTTCTCTTTATGTtagccatagtatggaagatgctgggttaggaggctaagacactaattgatctacacgtgttctacatttagaaaatgtatttgtaagtttctatttTTTTCAGATTCACGCGCATGAGAAAGAtcccattctagttatggttcctagagtgattcgttcttatgctttaataattgttagtattgcattgaaatattatctcatgcttccgttgcactgtcaatcacatgatcaaaaaccaacaattggtaccagagccatagTTGAGATCATGTGTCATGAATCTGATctgtgtttattttgaatgtatgaaTACGTAGAACACATGTTTTATGAGTGGGCttaagggttgttcttatttctATTATATCTTGAATATGTTGACTGGATGTGTTGAATGTGATTGGTCGTTAACTATATAGTTCTATTTGTTCTTGGTTTTGTTCTTAATTTTTCAAATTAGATTCAATGTACACCCATACTATTTTGTTGGGTATAAGTTCTATGTATTCTTTAAATTTATTGTTTTTAGAATTTGAGTTATGTTCTTGAATGAGATGTTATTCAATAAAATTGAATATTGTAAAGTTATCAAAATTATATTGATTTACTTTGAAATGTTATTGTAACCATCATGGTTGATATTGATCAATTCTTCATTATTTTTATGCTAGCCGTGGGTGCTCTTAAGAGCATAAAAGTTGATGCATCAATTCATAATTGATCATTGATCAATTCAAATGATCAAAGCATTTGACCATGTCTTGTGTGAATGCACATATTGTGCAAGTGATCAATATTGATTAAAAGCATCAATTTTAAGTTGTTGCCGTGATGCAACATTAAATGAGTGCTTGCCATGAATATTAATGTTTCATCGTATTAATCAATATTTGGCATGAGGGTTAATGTTTAATCGTATtattcaattaattgatttatttttaagaaaaaaggtTGTTGCCGTAAGTTTGGTTTTGTGCAACAataatgatttttatttatattttttaatcaataaaattagttatttaatttaaataaatgtatattATTGTTGTActataattttagcccgagttcattcactcatcTCGGGTACAGCTAgcaaataaatatacagagaaataaccAAAGGAATGATATCTGTTTTATTCACGTAgacaactccagtttcatgtggACACGTATGATATTAGGCGTCctaggtttaacccgagctacagacacAGAGGTTGTGAAGagtgagctcataatattcaaacgacAGTCAAAGTATGAGGTTGGAGGATATATTTAGCTCGTGGTAATTCGAATATATTGCACacccgcggatccccagagactcgggtcctcttatacgtttatttatgaccagtctgtcatatttaatgtctcagatattagaagaacatttactgtatgatcaaatcatatcccattataaatgggaaatatatgtagtaaatgtaataaatatgtatatgcgtgattgactcatgcggttacTCAAACTTgtctatggaattcccttataaatattgggaatgtaggacagggaaggggaccattattctgtaatactaaaactctgctaaaatagagaaaaaaacagcaataatatagactcgtggactaggtggattttaactactgaaccacgtaaaagatttgtgttcttctgaattcatttcatttttcattacggtttattactaagcacaaATCtacctttttatttcttaatacactgttggcgaaaaaacatgtcaacagtttggtgctttcattaagagggAAATTAATGCTTCAGCAAAATCCCAGTCGAATTTTTATCATGgttctcactcgctcaatgcacgacaatgaaatAGAACAACTTGGTgggtaggaggctcatcataccgctgttctgaatgagcatggccctgaagtccagcaacgtcTGGGAAAACAACCGGCAGATCAtagcgacactgggagttcagcgtcattgcCATCGAATCGTAACCCTGACTACTTAACTGTTGTTGagatggaaaatatgcagttaagaagccatctggCTAAGGGAAACAAGAAAATTGAGGGGTTTTGGCTCAATTAGCCCCTctcgcaaccgacgttaatgttggaaagaggcaaagtgggtctcacaagttcCACAGGAATAACCAAATCAAACCAAGTCGTTCAGTCAGaattgccaccccaagttctgtgcctacagGGCGAGACTGCCAAAATGCTCATCCCAGTAGCCCTCATATGGGTCATCAGCAtatcagtcgatcggttagaactgcaaccccaagttcggtgcctccatcacaagcacctaggaatgcccatggcaacccatgaggaggggctgggacaggctcTACAGATACAAAATGTTCCAGCTAACCCTCCTATGTCACGATCAGATCGTCAGGTGCAGAAagctagaaataatggggcagAACAAAGGAGGGCTAATTTAGTTTGCCCTGGTGGAACAAGGattgcctcgccaataaggcatcctccgtcacctATTAGGAAACTGATGCCACCTCTTCCTACATGAGACATTCCAGCTTAtagagacagtaggagaaatcctccttcatCTATCAATACTTATGTCCCACGGACACATGCTAAAAACTCAGATCCTCAGCCCCAACTGCGAGTTGTAAGCATCAcaaacgggagttactggactGAAAGTTGTTGAATTGGTAGGTTCGAGGGCGATCTGCGAAATCAGCTGAGTTCGGTACAAAGCCCTTGGTACGATTCACAACCTGATTTGCATGATCGTCTGAATTCGTAGAGAGCAaatccagctcggaatgaagatgttagttatactgagcaagagggaggtccttccataatacgtgataatgggaatgccccacaaaaccaagctcgagcttggagggacagtAACCCATCAAACatgtacgataggatgggagctgttgaacaacccccaaaTAACCTAGGGACTAGAGACAAAACCCTCGAGAGGGTAGCTCTggtggaagagcaaatgaagaggctttatctggaaaagataaagacgattgtgactcagaggatgagctcgaacCTTTCCctccaaatattgcggcagcCACATATCCGATAGGCTTcaaaatgccacacttgtcaaagtttgatggagattgagatccgtcagaccacctcgggatgtttaataccatgatgatggcccacaatgctGGACTCGttctaaggtgcattttattcccttCAGCTCTAATTGGgctagccaggcagtggtttaagcaatacaagaggcattctataAGTTCGTGGAAAAAGTTTTCTTCTGACTTCAAAAAAGCTTTTGTGGGCTTCCCAGACAGCTCGGGTTAAGGAtgattcattagccaatgtaaagcaTCAACCTGGGAAAAttttgaaggcatatctaagtagattttccaatgtcattgcacgagctagggacgacgatgacagctccaagctcatggcaatgaggacaggaatccttgttgggagcgacctgtggcaagaattacagagaTAAGGAATTAATAGTGTGGATGAGTTCTTGGCACAAGCTCAAAGATGgattaacctggaagaggcgcgagcttccttcacaggaaccagccagatcccTGTCCAGCCTGTTGGAATGGTAACGGACGTTGCAGTTATAGCCCAaatcgttacccagaataaccaaggggggagtaacaaaaggaagggaaatggtgagggcgaccagagtggaacaaagaaaaataagtttggggagaaattcaagcATGTTTATGCTACTTATACTGACCTCACAGATACTAGGGAGCGCTTCTTCGTGGAAAATTCAACTCACCTTCCATGaaagaagccagaaccgttgaaaaaccaaagagcgaagagagatccttcaaagttctgccgatttcataatgatattggtcataatactgatgactgtcgacagatgaaggatgagatcgaaactgtCATTAGAGCAGgtcctttggcccagtacgcccgaaatcaggtggtccctaatcagcctgCTGGACCAAACCCTCCGTCAACCCCCAaagctccagtaagtcaaaccagagctcaagcgaatcaggacaatcctcctccaataatagggggagatatagccactatttcgggaggacctcatctagCAGGCACGAGCTGaagggcccagaagaggtacattaacgaactgaaatcctataatggagtggagttcgtcccagaacaGTGGTTATTGAAACAACAGCTAttagaaaaacaaccaatcatttttacagaagaggatgatagccacgtccagttcccacataatgctCCCTTGGTCATACCATTCAGCTCGCCAACTAGAGGGtctggaggacactagtagataacgcgagttctatgaatctacttattaggtccaccttggaaaaaatggggttatttgtaacagaattgaaggcgacctcaatgactctgtatggATTTTTTGGTGAAGGTTCAACAGCCATCTGGATGATTGAATTAGTGGTAATATTTGGAGAAGgctcacgaactgtctccaagtgACTTGATTTCATGGTAAACGACTATCCagccgcatacaatgcgattttgggcctaCCTACATTGAttgcatttgaagccataacctctatccgccacctagcaataaaattcccctcagctgtgggaatatgcactgtcagaggtgatcagatcgctgccagagaatgctatagcatttctatgaagggaaaatcacaacccgggcagcaagttatggtcataaatgatggaggCGAGGAGTCTCGGGAAGTAGAAGATacttgtgggacggaagaacctcagcaaaaagaggacAGTAACGATGCCAAacatgatgacattgacccacagaTAGGCAAAGACAAGTCAGAGCTCCAGgctatagaggagctcgaggaggtaaacattgaccccaatgaagcttcaagagtcataaagattgggaagaatctaaaTGATAAAATGAAGAAGGACCTGATCAAgttcttacaagagaatctggatgttttttcctggtcacatgaagacatggtggcaATAAGCCCGAGTGGAATAATGCACACTCTAAATTTGGACAAGAGCGTGCCTGTCAAATCCCATAAATGGAGACGCTTGTGAACAGTCCAAGTTGatgctcttgaggaagaagtagcttgacTATTAAAGTGCAGgtttattcgtgaagaaaaatacccgatctgggttgccaatcctatgttggtcccaaagccaaatgagaaatggaggacttgcattgaattttctgacctaaacaaagcttgtcccaaatatttctttccactaccaaggattgatcagttggtagatgccatggcaggtcacgagctcatgtccttcatggatgcgtattctggatataaccagatcacgataAATCCTgcggaccaagaacatactagcttcatgaccccaaataatgtataatgttataaagtcatgcccttcgggttgaagaatgctggagctacatatcaacgcttagtcaacaaaatgttagctaatcagatcaggagaaatatggaagtgtatgtcgatgatattctTGTCAAGtccaagactgtcgataaccatgtatctgatctgaaagaatgttttgaaatcttaaggaagtatgacatgaagttgaatcctcagaagtgcacgtttggagtggcgtcaggaaaatttcttggtttcatagccaacaccagaggaatagagccAAATCCCAAGAAAATCAGGTCAGTGGTAGAatttccctcacccaggtcgtgtaaagaagttcaaagtctaactggaaaagtggcagctttgaatcgttttatttcaaaatctactaacaagtgccttccattttacaacttgctcaggggaaacaagaaatttcaatggactgaggaatgcgaacaggtattactcgacctaaaaacgcacttggtcgagcccccagtgttatctaagcctatgtctggggAAGGAAAGAGTGAAAAGAAATTTCTTGGACACTTTAAGAAGTGCAAAGGTCTTCAATTCTATTAAATAAAGATACCACGTAGGAAAGGGAACAACACCATTgcaaacttagggggcaaatgttatcccaaaaatatacacagcTGATAGGGCATGAAGGATGAACACGTGGCATCATATTGTGGGCACGTGTCATCATATTTTTGACATGGACATAGGCATCCAACAGTCAAACAAGCTGGAGAGAGCACACTTGCCCAATGAATAACAATTGTTGCGTGGTATGCTCACCAGGAAAGCAACTGCGTGGTACGTTTGCCAGAAAAGAGGTTGTTCGGTACGCTCTCCAGGAAACCTAGTATACATGGTCGGATGAAGTCAGTTACATCCTCCTCGTGCCTAATAGTTCCCCTGAAAACTCAGTCCAACTCCTAAAGAATAGGATTACAACTACCCACAAATAGGAAGGGATATTTTCCAGCAGTTGAAGTGCAGGCATAATTGCTAAGCGTTGGGGATAGTATAAATGCAAGTCTTCCACCACTGTGGGAGGGGTTCAGACTTTTAGCCTACCGATCCACACCAAGAATGTACTGACCAACTTGTTAGGAACACCGAGCACAATTTTCTGCCATTCTGTATTGTTTTTACACTTAGAATCATGCCTGTTTTCATGGTTTATCTTGTGTAACCTTTGagatcaatacaaatctaagagaacgtaggtcattaccagtctCTGGGGCTGAACGTCTATAATTTATGGTGTCTTTTGTCATTCATTGTTCATAGTTATCCGGTTCTTGGCttatttatggttcattgattgtctGAGTAAAA
It encodes the following:
- the LOC133799884 gene encoding uncharacterized protein LOC133799884 — translated: MQLKDGDKGFEHNQEQIQSDFSEWMEIIQKGKAVAKRSGTVKTPLHILRVNSRAVREQGNQGFKKLNVKIEKEDVEKEIKLWSSSLRDMVLNGGYMFFDRKPVVMKAWSADGSFTKEELYKFPIWVHMYDLHLKYWGNRALAKILSPVGEYLQQDVAKRNRDKLQYARVLIEVTIDQEFLDTVEFLNENDEITYVTLLYEWKPIRCTNCDGYGHSKEVCKKKNEVVKRWVPKAHQKNTMLPVQKAINKKDASVTSIANNKLKMSTKADPTPTKNTFQALEGMTDGRFKWDNYFVI